The following DNA comes from Arthrobacter sp. SLBN-83.
ACCACGATGAGGGCGGTCAGTGCCCAGACCCACTGTGGGACGTCGGCCATCCAGGGGATGTAGTTGCCGAAGAAGTGCATGTAGAGCGCGGCGGCGGTGATGTCCACGATGGTGGTGGTGGCCCAGTTGATCCAGTAGAACCAGCCGGAAACGAACGCGGCCTTTTCGCCGAAGAATTCGCGGGCGTAGGAAACGAACGAACCCGAGGACGGACGGTGCAGGACCAGTTCGCCCAGGGCGCGCAGGATCAGGAACGCGAAGAACCCGCACACGGCGTAGGCGATGACCAGGGACGGGCCCGCGGCGTTCAGCCGGCCGCCGGCGCCCAGGAACAGGCCGGTACCGATGGCACCGCCGATCGCGATCATCTGGATCTGCCGCGGCTTCAGGTTCTTGTGGTAGCCCTTGTCCTCCGCGTGCAGGGAGGTCTCAGTGGCATGCGCATGGCCACCGTCAATCAGGTGGTCTGGAAGGGGTGTGTTTGTCATTGGGGATGTCCTTACAAGGGGATTACTTGCTGAGGTTGGCCAGGCGTTCGGGGCTGAGGAGTTCCTGGAGTTGGGCATCGGTGAGGAGGCCATGTTCCAGGACGAGTTCCGCTACACCCTTGCCGGTGGCAAGTGCTTCCTGCGCGATGGCGGTTGCGGTGGAGTAGCCGAGGTGGGGGTTCAAGGCGGTCACCAGGCCGATTGACTGCTCCACGGTGCGGCGCAGGTGATCGGTGTTGGCGGTGATTCCCCGGATGCAGCGGGCCGTAAGGGTGCGGCAGGCTGCCTCCAGATGGGAGATGCTCTTGTGGAGGCTGTGCACGATGATCGGTTCGAAGGCGTTGAGCTGCAGCTGCCCGGCTTCGGCGGCCATGGTGATGGTGACGTCGTTGCCGATCACCTCGTAGGCCACCTGGGAGACCACTTCCGGGATGACTGGGTTGATCTTGCCGGGCATGATGGAGGAGCCGGACTGCACGGCGGGCAGGTTGATTTCACCGAAGCCGGCGCGGGGGCCTGAGGAGAGCAGGCGGAGGTCGTTGCAGATCTTGGACAGCTTGACCGCCACGCGCTTGAGCACGCCGGACAGGTGCACAAAGGCGCCTACGTCCTGGGTGGCCTCGATGAGGTCGACGGCGGTCACCAGCGGGAGTCCGGTGATCTCCGCCAGGTGCCGGCAGGCTGCTGCGGCGTAGCCGGCCGGGGCGTTCAGGCCGGTGCCGATGGCGGTGGCGCCGAGGTTGATCTCGTGGATCAGCAGCTCGGCCTCCGCCAGGCGCAGCCGGTCTTCGCCGATGGTGACGGCGTAGCTGCCGAACTCCTGCCCCAGGGTCATGGGCACGG
Coding sequences within:
- a CDS encoding aspartate ammonia-lyase gives rise to the protein MTITDTAAEATSAPSRSEHDLLGDRDVPANAYWGVHTLRAVENFPITGQKLSSNMHLVRGLAAVKLAAARTNRELGLLDGERADAIEQACLDVLAGRLADQFVVDVVQGGAGTSSNMNANEVIANRALEILGHPKGDYARLHPNDHVNLSQSTNDVYPTAVKLGTIFAARELLAALEELEDACAAKAMEFRTVVKMGRTQLQDAVPMTLGQEFGSYAVTIGEDRLRLAEAELLIHEINLGATAIGTGLNAPAGYAAAACRHLAEITGLPLVTAVDLIEATQDVGAFVHLSGVLKRVAVKLSKICNDLRLLSSGPRAGFGEINLPAVQSGSSIMPGKINPVIPEVVSQVAYEVIGNDVTITMAAEAGQLQLNAFEPIIVHSLHKSISHLEAACRTLTARCIRGITANTDHLRRTVEQSIGLVTALNPHLGYSTATAIAQEALATGKGVAELVLEHGLLTDAQLQELLSPERLANLSK